From one Salvelinus sp. IW2-2015 linkage group LG11, ASM291031v2, whole genome shotgun sequence genomic stretch:
- the LOC111970367 gene encoding differentially expressed in FDCP 6 homolog isoform X1, with protein MELRAELLKSIWYAFTSLDVEKSGKVSKSQLKVLSHNLYTALNIPHDPVALEDHFRDDDDGPVSNQGYMPYLNKFILDKVVEGTFVKENVDEFCWTLCAKKNYRPKDGVGVLLDKDAFHLWCIFNFLSEDKYPLVLAPEEVEYLLKKICLAMSVELSCVDMEDFISQEPVQLSGITVWAFLDFVNTGRLTRGVENDSVTMAIDKVYQEIVGNIIKEGYLWKKGHLRRNWNERWFSLRPSTLHYYVSEDRKECKGCIELDHNCCVEVLPEKEGKRCMFCVKTLTKTYEMSAPDTKQRQEWTTAIQTAIRLCVEGKNSLHKDLKLRRRELREERERRRTTKEEELQRLCLLQGEKESKLAELELLQEAQRHSQAALLQEEQKRRQKHEDLQRTLQDQLQQAEECVFVMGQERDNMQAEMALKDAETDRQRKRIRELEEMQLRLEEALHQEIRARQNEETYRLAQASLLVEEEEKMKVLLALQEEQEQYILKTQREKQELRQEMVTKSQDLEEAQHQLEKVRANRHRMDQDIVTAQRKLRQASTSVKHWNVQMNRLMHPIGPGERRLSLGGSGDPVVRGPSLRDSSLRLYHQRSEGEREKERERENEQENIEEKECEERVSIIGREERHLSQASNGDCA; from the exons ATGGAGTTGCGAGCTGAACTGCTGAAGTCCATCTGGTATGCTTTCACCTCTCTGGACGTGGAGAAGAGTGGGAAGGTGTCCAAGTCCCAGCTaaag GTGTTGTCTCATAACCTATACACTGCGCTGAACATCCCACACGACCCTGTGGCTCTAGAGGACCACTtcagagatgatgatgatgggccGGTGTCCAACCAGGGGTACATGCCCTACCTCAACAAATTCATACTGGACaag GTGGTTGAGGGCACGTTTGTTAAGGAGAATGTAGATGAGTTCTGCTGGACTCTCTGTGCCAAAAAGAACTACCGGCCTAAAGATGGCGTGGGTGTTCTGCTTGATAAAGACGCCTTCCATCTCTGGTGCATCTTCAACTTCCTGTCTGAAGACAAGTATCCACTGGTCCTGGCCCCAGAGGAG GTGGAATACCTCCTGAAGAAAATCTGCTTAGCCATGAGTGTGGAGCTTAGCTGTGTGGACATGGAGGATTTCATATCCCAGGAGCCTGTGCAGCTGAGCGGCATCACAGTGTGGGCCTTCCTGGACTTTGTCAACACCGGGAGGCTGACCAGAGGCGTGGAGAATGACTCTGTCACCATGGCGATAGACAAGGTCTACCAGGAGATAGTGGGCAATATCATAAAAGAG GGGTATTTGTGGAAGAAGGGTCACTTGCGGAGGAACTGGAACGAGCGCTGGTTCTCTCTCCGGCCCAGTACTCTGCATTACTACGTCAGTGAGGACCGCAAGGAGTGTAAAGGCTGTATCGAGCTGGACCACAACTGTTGTGTGGAG GTGCTACcagagaaggaggggaagaggTGTATGTTCTGTGTGAAGACGCTAACTAAGACCTACGAGATGAGCGCACCCGACACCAAGCAGAGACAGGAGTGGACCACAG CGATCCAGACAGCCATCCGTCTGTGTGTAGAGGGGAAGAACTCCCTGCATAAGGACCTGAAGCTGCGACGCAGAGAgctaagggaggagagggagaggaggcgcACCACCAAGGAGGAGGAGCTACAACGTCTGTGCCTCCTCCAAGGGGAGAAGGAAAGCAAGCTGGCCGAGCTGGAGCTCCTACAG GAGGCGCAGAGGCACTCCCAGGCAGCACTGCTGCaggaggagcagaagaggagacagaaacaTGAGGACCTGCAGAGAACCCTGCAGGACCAGCTACAGCAGGCTGAAGAG tgtgtgtttgtcatgGGCCAGGAGCGGGACAACATGCAGGCGGAGATGGCCCTGAAGGATGCGGAGACGGACCGCCAGAGGAAGAGGATCAGGGAGCTGGAGGAGATGCAGCTCCGCCTGGAGGAGGCTCTGCACCAGGAGATTAGAGCTAGACAGAATGAGGAGACCTACCGCCTTGCACAggccag TCtgctggtggaggaggaggagaagatgaaggTCCTGCTGGCCCTCCAAGAGGAACAGGAGCAGTACATCCTGAAGacccagagagagaagcaggagctCAGGCAGGAGATGGTAACCAAGTCCCAGGATTTAGAGGAGGCCCAACACCAGCTGGAGAAGGTTCGTGCCAACCGGCACAGAATGGACCAGGACATTGTA ACTGCTCAGAGGAAGCTGCGGCAGGCCAGCACTAGTGTCAAACACTGGAATGTCCAGATGAACAGACTGATGCATCCTATTGGACCGGGAG AGAGAAGACTCTCACTTGGAGGCTCAGGGGATCCGGTTGTACGTGGGCCCTCTTTACGAGACTCAAGCCTACGCCTGTACCAtcagaggagcgagggagagagggagaaggagagggagagagagaatgagcaggAGAACATAGAGGAGAAGGagtgtgaggagagagtgagcatcatagggagagaggagaggcatctGTCTCAAGCCTCCAATGGGGACTGTGCCTGA
- the LOC111970367 gene encoding differentially expressed in FDCP 6 homolog isoform X2 translates to MELRAELLKSIWYAFTSLDVEKSGKVSKSQLKVLSHNLYTALNIPHDPVALEDHFRDDDDGPVSNQGYMPYLNKFILDKVVEGTFVKENVDEFCWTLCAKKNYRPKDGVGVLLDKDAFHLWCIFNFLSEDKYPLVLAPEEVEYLLKKICLAMSVELSCVDMEDFISQEPVQLSGITVWAFLDFVNTGRLTRGVENDSVTMAIDKVYQEIVGNIIKEGYLWKKGHLRRNWNERWFSLRPSTLHYYVSEDRKECKGCIELDHNCCVEVLPEKEGKRCMFCVKTLTKTYEMSAPDTKQRQEWTTAIQTAIRLCVEGKNSLHKDLKLRRRELREERERRRTTKEEELQRLCLLQGEKESKLAELELLQEAQRHSQAALLQEEQKRRQKHEDLQRTLQDQLQQAEEERDNMQAEMALKDAETDRQRKRIRELEEMQLRLEEALHQEIRARQNEETYRLAQASLLVEEEEKMKVLLALQEEQEQYILKTQREKQELRQEMVTKSQDLEEAQHQLEKVRANRHRMDQDIVTAQRKLRQASTSVKHWNVQMNRLMHPIGPGERRLSLGGSGDPVVRGPSLRDSSLRLYHQRSEGEREKERERENEQENIEEKECEERVSIIGREERHLSQASNGDCA, encoded by the exons ATGGAGTTGCGAGCTGAACTGCTGAAGTCCATCTGGTATGCTTTCACCTCTCTGGACGTGGAGAAGAGTGGGAAGGTGTCCAAGTCCCAGCTaaag GTGTTGTCTCATAACCTATACACTGCGCTGAACATCCCACACGACCCTGTGGCTCTAGAGGACCACTtcagagatgatgatgatgggccGGTGTCCAACCAGGGGTACATGCCCTACCTCAACAAATTCATACTGGACaag GTGGTTGAGGGCACGTTTGTTAAGGAGAATGTAGATGAGTTCTGCTGGACTCTCTGTGCCAAAAAGAACTACCGGCCTAAAGATGGCGTGGGTGTTCTGCTTGATAAAGACGCCTTCCATCTCTGGTGCATCTTCAACTTCCTGTCTGAAGACAAGTATCCACTGGTCCTGGCCCCAGAGGAG GTGGAATACCTCCTGAAGAAAATCTGCTTAGCCATGAGTGTGGAGCTTAGCTGTGTGGACATGGAGGATTTCATATCCCAGGAGCCTGTGCAGCTGAGCGGCATCACAGTGTGGGCCTTCCTGGACTTTGTCAACACCGGGAGGCTGACCAGAGGCGTGGAGAATGACTCTGTCACCATGGCGATAGACAAGGTCTACCAGGAGATAGTGGGCAATATCATAAAAGAG GGGTATTTGTGGAAGAAGGGTCACTTGCGGAGGAACTGGAACGAGCGCTGGTTCTCTCTCCGGCCCAGTACTCTGCATTACTACGTCAGTGAGGACCGCAAGGAGTGTAAAGGCTGTATCGAGCTGGACCACAACTGTTGTGTGGAG GTGCTACcagagaaggaggggaagaggTGTATGTTCTGTGTGAAGACGCTAACTAAGACCTACGAGATGAGCGCACCCGACACCAAGCAGAGACAGGAGTGGACCACAG CGATCCAGACAGCCATCCGTCTGTGTGTAGAGGGGAAGAACTCCCTGCATAAGGACCTGAAGCTGCGACGCAGAGAgctaagggaggagagggagaggaggcgcACCACCAAGGAGGAGGAGCTACAACGTCTGTGCCTCCTCCAAGGGGAGAAGGAAAGCAAGCTGGCCGAGCTGGAGCTCCTACAG GAGGCGCAGAGGCACTCCCAGGCAGCACTGCTGCaggaggagcagaagaggagacagaaacaTGAGGACCTGCAGAGAACCCTGCAGGACCAGCTACAGCAGGCTGAAGAG GAGCGGGACAACATGCAGGCGGAGATGGCCCTGAAGGATGCGGAGACGGACCGCCAGAGGAAGAGGATCAGGGAGCTGGAGGAGATGCAGCTCCGCCTGGAGGAGGCTCTGCACCAGGAGATTAGAGCTAGACAGAATGAGGAGACCTACCGCCTTGCACAggccag TCtgctggtggaggaggaggagaagatgaaggTCCTGCTGGCCCTCCAAGAGGAACAGGAGCAGTACATCCTGAAGacccagagagagaagcaggagctCAGGCAGGAGATGGTAACCAAGTCCCAGGATTTAGAGGAGGCCCAACACCAGCTGGAGAAGGTTCGTGCCAACCGGCACAGAATGGACCAGGACATTGTA ACTGCTCAGAGGAAGCTGCGGCAGGCCAGCACTAGTGTCAAACACTGGAATGTCCAGATGAACAGACTGATGCATCCTATTGGACCGGGAG AGAGAAGACTCTCACTTGGAGGCTCAGGGGATCCGGTTGTACGTGGGCCCTCTTTACGAGACTCAAGCCTACGCCTGTACCAtcagaggagcgagggagagagggagaaggagagggagagagagaatgagcaggAGAACATAGAGGAGAAGGagtgtgaggagagagtgagcatcatagggagagaggagaggcatctGTCTCAAGCCTCCAATGGGGACTGTGCCTGA